One genomic region from Ferrimicrobium acidiphilum DSM 19497 encodes:
- a CDS encoding response regulator gives MTQLTDGTVVRLLHAAPIAMIVIDNAGLIVLVNAEAERLFGYRSEELIGTPVQPLICIGDTRFLSSAAGLEMVGRRQDGSEFSVAVSVSTLSTETGLLISATILDISQRIEVEAESEREKRESERVRLEAETDRERLEVQLHQSQRMESLGQLAGGVAHDFNNLLAVIMNYTSFVADELSAVAMTSTDSKWDEPLKDVRQIQLAAERASLLTHQLLSFARREVVQPRALSLNSAIVRMEQILRRTIGELVKLVTTLTDNLPMIMADPGQIEQIILNLAINARDAMPNGGKLSIDTSMREVTLEESSESGISMGSFVCCRVNDIRVGMSAEVRDRACEPFFTTKPRGEGSGLGLATVYGIVFQSGGHTRIDSDEGIGTTITVFLPAAEQNVAVENLGEIIDGLNPRIGTETVLVVDDEDALREVTRRILTRNGYTVITASSSAEAIEIAASYPRDIDLLLTDVIMPIMQGPTVANKVRQLRPDIKVLFISGYAQPVLEAGAVLETEFELVEKPFNQVTLLEHVRKVLDHAE, from the coding sequence GTGACCCAACTCACCGATGGTACGGTGGTTAGGCTTCTCCATGCAGCGCCGATTGCGATGATCGTAATTGATAACGCTGGCCTAATCGTACTCGTGAACGCTGAGGCCGAACGACTATTCGGCTATCGCAGTGAGGAACTCATTGGAACGCCCGTCCAGCCGCTCATTTGCATTGGGGATACGCGTTTTCTGTCTTCAGCGGCCGGTTTAGAGATGGTAGGTCGACGACAAGATGGCAGCGAGTTCTCGGTGGCAGTCTCGGTATCGACATTATCAACCGAGACTGGACTTCTGATCTCAGCGACGATTCTCGACATCAGCCAGCGCATCGAAGTAGAGGCCGAATCTGAACGCGAAAAGAGGGAATCTGAACGAGTACGACTCGAAGCTGAAACCGACCGGGAGCGATTGGAGGTGCAGCTTCACCAATCTCAACGAATGGAGAGCTTGGGTCAACTCGCCGGAGGCGTCGCTCACGACTTCAACAATCTGTTAGCTGTAATTATGAACTACACATCGTTCGTTGCCGATGAGTTGTCTGCCGTTGCTATGACATCGACTGACTCGAAGTGGGATGAACCTCTCAAAGACGTTAGGCAGATCCAATTGGCTGCAGAGCGTGCCAGTCTCCTGACACATCAACTGCTATCGTTCGCTCGTCGGGAGGTGGTCCAGCCTCGCGCATTGAGCCTCAACAGTGCAATCGTCCGCATGGAGCAGATTCTGCGTCGGACAATCGGTGAGCTGGTAAAACTGGTCACCACCCTCACAGACAACTTACCGATGATAATGGCCGATCCCGGTCAAATTGAACAGATTATTCTCAATCTCGCCATCAATGCTCGCGACGCAATGCCGAATGGTGGCAAGCTGTCGATCGATACATCGATGAGGGAGGTCACGCTCGAAGAGAGTTCGGAATCAGGCATCTCAATGGGGTCTTTTGTGTGTTGTCGTGTTAACGACATTCGTGTAGGCATGTCGGCAGAGGTCCGCGATCGTGCTTGCGAGCCCTTCTTTACCACCAAGCCGAGAGGTGAGGGCTCGGGACTTGGTCTTGCGACCGTCTATGGAATCGTTTTCCAGTCCGGTGGACATACGAGGATAGATTCCGACGAGGGAATCGGGACGACAATAACCGTCTTTCTACCTGCTGCCGAACAAAATGTTGCAGTTGAAAATCTCGGCGAGATCATAGATGGCCTCAATCCACGAATCGGAACAGAGACAGTCCTTGTGGTCGATGACGAAGATGCGCTGCGCGAAGTGACCCGGCGAATACTGACACGCAATGGCTACACCGTCATAACCGCATCCAGTAGCGCCGAGGCGATTGAAATCGCCGCCTCATACCCAAGAGACATCGATCTCCTCCTCACCGACGTGATCATGCCGATTATGCAAGGTCCAACCGTCGCCAACAAAGTGAGACAGCTCCGACCGGATATCAAAGTACTCTTTATTTCTGGCTACGCCCAACCCGTTCTTGAAGCAGGAGCTGTTCTTGAAACGGAGTTCGAATTGGTGGAAAAGCCGTTTAATCAGGTGACACTGCTAGAACACGTGCGCAAGGTGCTCGATCATGCCGAGTGA
- a CDS encoding EAL domain-containing protein yields MPSEVPVIRVVVIDDHEMILQSVVRLLRDDPQIVVVGTALNALQGIELTRHEFPDVVIIDYSLPDMDAPDAIKILHEVCPEVKIVTLCGSERPGALLASMRAGSSAWVTKTRAIQELRDAVLRVAAGLPVTIHELELLPTFDQLVPYYQPIVALESGRITGFEALIRWRHPERGLLGPEAFLPFMEEIGFIVEIDRWVREQAIPQLGDWQQHFPRTPNISMHVNLSASDFLDPAIVHSISEIVKDSNIDPADLVLEVTELILLGDNAHTLDLFTQFKSLGVTLALDDFGTAFSSLSYVRRFPFDHLKLDISFTSELPHSTRSMLLVEEICHLATSMKMGVIAEGIERQEQADALRGIGCRYGQGYLFARPLPAKDCERLLAAE; encoded by the coding sequence ATGCCGAGTGAAGTGCCGGTGATCAGGGTAGTCGTTATAGACGACCACGAAATGATTCTCCAAAGTGTGGTTCGCTTGCTCCGCGACGATCCCCAGATTGTAGTCGTCGGCACAGCGCTGAACGCTTTGCAGGGAATTGAACTCACTCGGCACGAGTTCCCAGACGTCGTAATAATTGATTACAGTCTGCCGGACATGGACGCCCCCGATGCGATCAAGATACTGCATGAGGTCTGTCCTGAGGTCAAGATCGTCACTCTCTGCGGCTCGGAGCGCCCTGGTGCACTTCTTGCGTCGATGAGGGCGGGCAGTTCTGCATGGGTTACGAAAACCCGAGCTATCCAGGAATTGCGCGACGCAGTGTTGCGCGTAGCTGCAGGTCTACCAGTCACCATCCACGAGTTGGAGTTACTTCCGACCTTTGATCAGCTAGTGCCGTATTATCAGCCCATTGTAGCGCTCGAGAGTGGCCGAATCACCGGATTCGAAGCGCTGATTCGCTGGCGACACCCCGAACGGGGGCTGCTCGGCCCCGAGGCGTTCCTACCATTCATGGAGGAGATCGGTTTCATCGTGGAGATCGATAGATGGGTCCGGGAACAAGCGATACCCCAACTTGGGGATTGGCAGCAACACTTCCCGCGAACTCCCAACATTTCGATGCACGTCAACCTATCGGCGAGTGACTTTTTGGATCCGGCTATTGTCCATTCAATCTCCGAGATTGTTAAAGACTCCAACATTGATCCCGCCGATCTTGTCTTGGAAGTAACTGAATTGATACTGCTTGGAGACAACGCGCACACGTTGGACTTATTCACCCAATTTAAGAGTCTCGGGGTGACGCTGGCACTCGACGATTTCGGTACCGCCTTCTCGTCACTTTCTTACGTCCGTCGATTTCCCTTCGACCATTTGAAACTCGATATCTCGTTCACCTCAGAATTGCCCCACTCGACACGCTCGATGCTGCTTGTCGAGGAGATCTGCCATTTGGCGACATCGATGAAGATGGGGGTGATTGCGGAAGGCATCGAGCGCCAAGAGCAGGCCGATGCGCTGCGTGGAATTGGCTGCCGCTACGGGCAAGGATACCTATTCGCGCGGCCACTCCCTGCCAAAGATTGCGAGCGACTCCTCGCTGCCGAGTAG
- a CDS encoding EAL domain-containing protein gives MGYPRGSLTRVPVVDDVDSQQATRLSLREIWAGLVRPAFSDSHFWIIQAMVVTTFFIDLGGDLAQNAHLTPLPGFVWIVLLFVPVAYGGRYFGIIGSLGAALSGMILVIPEMLLFQHSVEQQLGTYSITAIMIIVAFVTGERLEEIQAIKRALAATDELFRSQQRSSIVFENSVAAICITDTEGNILEVNRSYCELVGLTKETITGQNITDLADPEHRVSDAQTIHRLIAGEVQSVNFTTRCLHKDGHSIWVDAFYSLVRDRGGVPVYIIASFYDITARRASLEALDNSERRFRSAFDASPIGVALISIDGRFLQVNSALCQMVGRNASEVIELGVLGLTHPSDRDLTNQLLKAQDDVIQVTKRYMHADGHILYVQVTRSLIIGSDIDERYFISQFRDITDERARSAQLTHQALHDPLTGLANRALFEDRLPQVNARSERLGGSQSAVLLLDLDDFKVVNDTAGHHIGDQMLVELSRRLESVTRSSDTLCRYAGDEFIYLAEGLKSPMEAEQVADRLLSVIDEPFHIDGRDFAQHASIGVAVYGANGVEDAKIIECADIALYEAKRLGKGTYVVFTPEMNEKTSTRFQLIQELKHASLSNEFSMSYQAILDLDTESIAGFEASLRWVHPQRGLMLPDAFIPLAEQSDLVLELGAFALHEAISKALSWEIKGAQSQAPYVMINLTTRQFHDPNLVTMVDKALAASGIAPTRLILEFTEETALDDISTTVEVLENLKRLDVRTALRDFGAGYSSLSYLAFLQPSIVKVDQSITQSIHDTAVLETIVFLSHRLNLSVLAQGIETIDQLASLRQLGCDLGQGSLIAHVLP, from the coding sequence GTGGGTTATCCCAGAGGGTCGCTAACTCGCGTGCCTGTCGTCGACGACGTAGATTCCCAACAAGCGACGCGTCTATCCCTGCGGGAGATCTGGGCGGGCTTGGTGCGCCCTGCATTTTCGGACTCCCATTTCTGGATTATTCAAGCCATGGTTGTGACGACCTTCTTCATCGACCTCGGTGGAGACCTCGCGCAGAATGCCCATTTAACTCCCTTACCCGGTTTCGTGTGGATAGTGCTCCTATTCGTTCCCGTTGCCTACGGAGGTAGATATTTCGGCATTATTGGATCTCTAGGTGCAGCGCTGAGCGGGATGATCCTCGTTATCCCGGAGATGCTGCTATTTCAACACAGTGTCGAACAACAATTGGGAACATACAGCATCACCGCCATCATGATCATCGTTGCCTTTGTGACTGGTGAGCGTCTTGAGGAGATACAGGCGATCAAACGTGCCTTGGCCGCCACCGATGAACTCTTTAGGAGTCAACAGCGTTCGAGCATTGTCTTTGAGAACAGCGTTGCCGCCATATGTATAACCGATACCGAAGGTAACATTCTCGAGGTTAATCGCTCATACTGTGAGCTGGTAGGACTGACAAAGGAAACGATAACTGGCCAAAACATCACGGACCTTGCCGATCCAGAACATCGTGTCAGCGACGCACAGACAATTCATCGTCTTATAGCTGGTGAGGTTCAGAGTGTCAACTTCACCACACGCTGCCTACACAAGGATGGCCACTCAATTTGGGTAGACGCATTCTACTCGCTGGTTCGCGACAGAGGCGGGGTTCCGGTCTATATCATCGCTTCATTTTACGACATTACAGCCAGACGAGCTAGTTTAGAGGCACTCGACAATTCAGAGAGGCGATTCCGATCCGCGTTCGACGCATCGCCGATAGGCGTAGCACTCATCAGCATCGATGGGAGGTTCCTTCAAGTCAACTCGGCGTTGTGCCAAATGGTAGGACGAAACGCATCCGAGGTGATCGAACTGGGCGTCTTGGGTTTGACGCATCCATCGGATCGCGACTTGACAAACCAGCTACTAAAAGCTCAAGATGATGTGATTCAGGTCACAAAACGCTATATGCATGCGGATGGACACATATTGTACGTACAGGTGACCCGCAGTCTGATCATTGGCTCCGACATCGATGAACGATACTTCATCTCACAGTTTCGGGATATCACTGATGAGCGCGCCCGCTCCGCGCAGCTCACCCACCAAGCGCTCCACGACCCACTTACAGGGCTTGCCAACAGAGCCCTCTTCGAGGATCGCCTACCCCAGGTTAACGCGAGGTCGGAGCGTCTAGGTGGTAGCCAGAGCGCAGTGTTGTTGCTGGACCTCGATGACTTCAAGGTGGTGAACGACACCGCTGGCCACCACATCGGCGACCAGATGCTTGTGGAACTCTCGCGTCGGCTTGAGAGCGTTACACGCTCCTCAGACACCCTATGCCGTTACGCTGGTGATGAGTTCATCTACCTCGCAGAGGGACTCAAGTCTCCCATGGAGGCAGAACAAGTTGCAGATCGTCTTCTCAGTGTAATCGACGAGCCGTTTCACATAGATGGAAGAGACTTCGCTCAACACGCAAGCATCGGGGTGGCAGTCTACGGTGCAAATGGGGTGGAAGACGCCAAGATCATCGAATGCGCCGACATCGCTCTATACGAGGCTAAACGTCTTGGGAAAGGCACCTATGTAGTATTCACGCCTGAAATGAATGAGAAAACATCCACCCGATTCCAGCTTATCCAGGAGTTGAAACACGCGTCTCTCTCGAATGAATTTTCCATGTCCTACCAAGCAATTCTCGATCTCGATACAGAGAGCATCGCCGGTTTTGAGGCATCGCTGCGCTGGGTACATCCACAACGTGGGCTAATGTTACCTGATGCATTCATTCCTCTTGCTGAACAAAGCGACCTCGTTCTAGAACTCGGTGCCTTTGCGCTCCACGAGGCCATCAGCAAAGCGCTATCATGGGAGATCAAGGGGGCACAGTCGCAGGCACCCTATGTCATGATCAACTTGACAACCCGCCAGTTCCATGACCCAAACCTGGTGACGATGGTTGATAAAGCGCTTGCTGCAAGTGGAATTGCACCAACCCGCCTCATCCTCGAATTCACCGAAGAGACTGCCCTTGATGACATCAGCACCACTGTTGAAGTATTGGAGAATCTGAAGCGCCTCGATGTGAGGACTGCCCTGCGGGACTTCGGAGCCGGATACTCCTCTCTCTCGTATCTCGCATTTCTGCAACCGAGCATCGTCAAAGTCGATCAATCCATCACACAATCGATACATGACACCGCGGTGTTAGAGACGATCGTCTTCCTTAGCCACAGACTAAACCTGTCAGTTCTCGCACAGGGAATCGAAACCATCGATCAGCTAGCATCCCTTAGGCAACTTGGTTGTGACCTTGGCCAAGGGAGTCTCATCGCCCACGTCCTGCCATGA